The genomic segment CTGCGACGGCGACCTGGATCACATCCTTGGCCTGATCCACATCAAGGACGTCTTTCGGGCCGTCCCGACGCCGAGCTCCCTGACCGAGGTCCAGCGCGAGATCCTCTTCGTGCCCGAGACTTTTCCGCTCGATCGTCTTCTGCGACGCATGCGCACCAAGAAGGTCCATCTCGCCGCCGTCCTCGACGAGTACGGCGGCGTGAGTGGCATCGTCAGCCTCGAGAACGTGATCGAGGAGATTGTCGGCGAGATCCAGGACGAGTTCGATCTCGAAACACCCGAGATCGTAGAGATTCCCGGCGGCGGCTACGCGGTCGCGGGATCGACGCTGGTCGAAGACCTGGAACAGGCTCTCGACGTCGAGTTCAGTGAGCGGGACGAAGACACCGTGGCCGGCGTCGTACTATCCGAACTGGGGCGCCGCCCAGAGTCCGGCGACACGGTGCGATTGGGTCCGCTCGAGCTGAGAGTTGCCGAGGTTCGAGGCAACCGCATCCATGCCCTCGAGGTGAGTCGCGCCGACGTCACCACGGCTGCCGGCGAAACCAAGTGAGGCTTCAGGAGGGCGACTCGCTCAGAATCGCGTCGAGAACCGCGTCCACGGCGCTCGCCAGCGCCACCAGCTTCTTCTCGCCGTCTCGTCTCAGTGAAACCTCGCACTGGTCATTGGCCAGCGACTTGGAGCCCACCACGACGCGAATCGGCACGCCGATCAAATCGGCATCGTTGAACTTGACACCGGGCCGCTCCTGGCGATCGTCGAGCAGGGCGTCTACCCCCTTTTCGAGCAAGGCCTCGTAGATTCTTCCCGCGGTCTGAACGACCTCATCGTCGTTCATGTTGAGCGGCACCACCAGTGCCTCGAACGGGGCCAGCGGAAGGGGCCAGATGATGCCCCTGTCATCGTGGTTCTGCTCGATGGCCGCCGCCACGGTCCGTCCGATGCCCAGCCCGTAGCACCCCATGACCATCGGATGGCTCTCGCCCTGATCGTCGAGGTAAGTGCAACCCATCGGCTCGGAGTATTTCGTGCCCAGCTTGAAAATATGCCCGACTTCTATGCCGTGAGAGATCAGGAGATCTCGATCGCAGTTGGGACAGGGGTCGCCGCCCTCGACCAGCAGCAGATCGTGGAACTCGTCGAGGCGCACGTCCTTGCCAAAGTTGGCGCCCACCCAATGGGCGTCGGCCTGATTTGCCCCGCACACGAAGTTGCCGATGCCCTCGACCGACTTGTCGGCGACCAATCGCGCTCTCTCCAAGCCGATGGGACCGGCGAAGCCCACCGGCGCGCCGCTGACCTCTTCAACCATGGCCTCGTCCGCCAGCTCCAGCTCCTGCACGTCCAGTAGATTCTTGAGCTTGATCGAGTTGACTTCCCGGTCTCCGCGAACCAACGCCGCGACCGGACCTTCTTCGGTGCGATAGATGATCGTCTTGACGATTCGCTCGGGCTCCACGCCAAGGAAGGCGGCGACTTCCTCGACCGTGGTTTTTCCGGGGGTTTCCTCCACACGGGCCTCCTCGGCCGGTTCTTCCTTCGGGGATCTCACCAGACCCGCCGTCTCCGCCTTCTCCTGGTTGGCGGCGTAGCCGCACTCGGCGCATCGCAGAACCAGGCTCTCACCGGTGTCGGCCACGACCATGAACTCGTGCGAAGCGGAACCACCGATCGTTCCCGAATCCGCCTCGACCCTGATGAAGTCGAGCCCGCACGCCCGAAAGATACGCTCGTAGGCACCGCCCATGGCCTCATAGGCTTCTTCCAGGCTCGCCGGAGTCGTGTGAAACGAATAGGCGTCCTTCATCAGGAACTCGCGGCCCCGCATCAAACCGAAGCGCGGCCGGATCTCGTCGCGAAACTTGACCTGAATCTGATAGAGATTCACCGGCAGCTGACGATAGCTGGTCACGTCTTTGCGCACGATGTCGGTGATGATCTCTTCATGAGTCGGCCCGAAACAAAACTCGCGGGCGTGGCGGTCGTCCATCCGCAGCAGCTCTCTACCGTACTGCACCCAGCGTCCCGACTCCCGCCAGAGCTCGGCCGGCTGGATGGCGGGCATTGTCAGCTCCACGCTGCCAGCGGCGTTGAGCTCCCGACGAACAATGGCCATCAGCTTGGAGAGACTTCTCCAACCCAGGGGCAGGTAGCTATAGATCCCGGCGGCCGCCCTGCGAATCATGCCGGCGCGCACCATCATCTGATGGCTCACCACTTCGGCGTCCTTGGGAACCTCGCGGGTCGTAAACAGATAGAACTGACTCCAGCGCATGACTATTGGCGTTCTTTTTCTTGCACCCGCTCGAGAACGCGATTCGTGTCCTTCATGCACTCCATCATCTTCTGCTGCACCGACATCCCCCTTCCCTCTGCCTCGCGGGCTCGCGCCAGAACCTGCTTCGCCTCTTCCTCGTCACCCGCCGCCAGTAACGCCATTCCCAGATGGGTCAAGGTCGGCGCCGACGGGTCCAGCTCACTCGATCGCGTCAAGAAGTCCACAGCCTCCTCGAACTCGTCGCGCTTGTAGTGCACCCAACCGAGCGCCGCCAGCGGGAACTGGCGCAGCTCTTCCGGTGAAGAGTCGAGCGAACGGCGAGCAAGCTCCAGGGCCTCATCGAGATCTTCCTCCATCTCGGCCAGCGAGAACGCCATTTCGTAGTATGCAATGGCTCGGGCAAAGCTCGACGAACCCTCTTCGAGCAAACGGTTTCCGACCCTGAAGCCCTCGCGAAAGCGACCTTCGGCCCGAAGCGCCTCGATCAGGGTCGCGCAGGCGGTCGCCTTGAGCATCTCGTTCGGCTCGAGCTCGAGCAGACGCCGAGTCGCCAGCTCGCTGTCCTTCGAGCGCTTGTGCTCCAGGCAAACCAGGGCAAAATTGATCAGCAGCGTCGGATTGTCGGGCTCTACGTCCAGCGCCCGGCGATAGCAGGACAGAACACGATCGGGCCGCGAACGCGCGCTCGCTTGTGCGGCCTTGTCGAGCCAACCGCGCGCCTTCTCGGAGATCTCCGGCAGGGGCGACTCCCGGTGGCCAGAGAGATAACGAATCAAATCTTCATAGCGGAGCTTCTTGGGGTTGAGTCTCTGAGCGCGCCGAAAGGAATCGAGTGCCTTCTGGTGCCAGCCTCGATCCAAATAGGCCAGACCGAGCAGGTGATGAGCCTCTTCGTGAGCCGGATCCCGCCTGACGGTCTCCTCCAGCGATCGCGCCGCTCGAGTCAGTTTCCCCATCTCGTAGTAGCAACTGCCCAGTAGGAACAGCGCCTCCGGTACCGGATCGAGAGCCACGGCTCGTTCGAGAAGCGTCGCGGCGCTCGCCAGATTGCCGCGCGCGGCAAACACCGCCCCGAGACTGAAGGACGGCAGAAACGAGTCCGGATGGAGTGCCAGTGCGCGTTGCAGCAAGGTCTCGGCGCTTTCGGCGTCGCCTCGCTCATGCTGGATCACGCCGGTGTAGACAAGACCTTCATAGTGGTCGGGAGCGGCGGTCAGGACCTGTTTGAAGTAGGCCAGGGCCCGCTCGGTCTCGCCGTCGTTGAAGTAGGTCTCACCGATGAAATAACCAAGCTCGTAGTTCTGCTTGTCCAACCGGTACGCGGCCTCCAGAGCCTTGAGCGCGCGATCGACGTCGAACCCGAAGAGAGCGTACTCGGCGTCGTCCAGAAGCTCGACGAACAGCTTGCGGCGCTTACCGGTGAAAAGGGCCGCCATCCGACCCTTGACCTCGACGAAGCGCTCGCGCTTTTCGAGGGCGAGCAGCTGGTAGTCCATGCGGGACTGCCAGAGATCGTTCCACTCCTCCGTATCGACGATTCGCTTCTTCTCCAAAAGCTCACGCAGCGCGGATACGCCGGTTTGGTTGACTACGATGCTGCGCTCCTGCTTATTGAGCGCCATCATCAACTCGCGAATCGTCACCGCCGATCGCTTGACCGCCTCTTCGAGGATCGAAATCCGCTCGAGCAGGTGCTCGTCGAAGGAGAAATCCTCCTCCGGTGAAGACTCTTCGAAGTCCGAGGGGACCTCGGCACCCTGCCCCGAAAGCACCAGCAGCTTCTGGTGACAGCGGGCGCAGTACTCCTCTTCTTCGCGATTCAGCGCTCCACAGGCCTGGCAGAACATCAGCTCTCGGTCGGGTTTTCAGCTGGGGAAATGTGTCGAGAAGCGGTTCCCCGGTCGGGTCTTCGACGAAAGAAGCCGTTCTCCAGCAACGCGCCGAGATTACGGCAACGCAGTTGGGGGGTCAAGCCGAGTCCGGCAAGGCTGGATCGAACCAGGGCTCGCGTCGCCCGAACTTGGTACCGATCGCACAGCCTACGCCCAAGAGGGTGACGACGGTCCATGTCCAGGTGCCCAACCAGGGCACGAGCTTGACCGCGCCCAACGTCAGAAGCCCGAGGATAGCCGCGTTGAGCGGATTCCAGCGGCGGTGCAGCCGTCGCGTGATCCATGCTCCCGCCGCGTGGAAGACCGCGACACTCCCCCAGAGCTTGAACAACAGCATCGACATCACAACCAGGAACAGGAGTGGGACCCCCATGATCGACGAGGCCAGCGCGCTGAAGAACAGCGCTGTGAGAAACAAGGTCAAGACGGTGCCCAGTCCGATGAGAAACATTCGCAGAGGCTCGGCAGCCACCGCGGAAGACGCACTCAGAACCTCTCGGCCACTCGAAGCCATGATCAAAACCGCCCATAGGAGCCAGGCGGCGAGCAGCGCCAGTTTGGCCCCCAGAATCACTCTCGAAAACGCCGACAACCCGAGGCTGGGGCCTTCGAGGAGAACCAGCCAGGCGCCGCTAACGGACGGATACGATACCGAGCGCCCGCCGATGATCGAGCCCGCTTCCGCCGTCAACCGGCCGCCGAGAACAAAGATATCGCCATCGACCCGCGCCTGATCGGCAACCGTAACGTCACCTCCGAGCACAATGACGTCACCTCGGGCCGTGCCGTTGACCCGAACCGAGCCATTGACCGCCGCGACATCGTCGAGGGCGTCGCCGTCGATCACGAGATCGCGGCCGACCGCAACCAGCTGCCGGCGAGCCAGGCTCCCCTTCTCGACCACCAAAGCGGACTCCTGAGCCGGTAACAGTCCAGCCTGTAGAAACAGCACCAGAAAACCGACGGCTGTCAGTCTCTTCATTGAACCAAGTCTAACTCGGAACCTGGCCTGATTCCGCCACCGGCGGTCGGCCCGAGACGACCTGTCGCGTCAGGATCGGCCGCGCCGCTCCGAGGAGTCGCCCCTGGCCACTGCTTGGCGACGAGACAGGTGCCAAAGGTAGCGCAGGAAAAGGTAGTCGACGCCGAGCACGAAGACTCCGAAGGCAGCGAACCCCACTCGCGAGCGCGACAGAAGCTCACCAAGGGCCAGTCCGATTCCGGACCAGGACGCCGCCAGGAGACCGGCGCCGGCCAACGCGGCCGAACGAAAGAGCTCCGCCATCGCGGCCAAGGTGCCGATCCACGGTAGCGCTTCCCCCAGGGGCTCGCCCTGGAATGTGAGGGCGTAGGCCGTCGCGAGCAGAGCGACGAAGACCACCGCCGCGACGCGCCAGCTGGCGGGTCGGCGCATTTCCCACGGTGCCGGCGGCATGTTCTCCAGCACCCGTCGGGCGAGGTCCGGATCGGCTTCGATCTTGGCTTCGTCGAGCAGGGAATCCAGAGAGATCATCTCTTCGCGTACTGTCCGGCACTCCGGACAGCGAGACGCGTGCTCCTCCAGCTCCCGCGCCTCGCTTCGCGTCAGGCCTCCATCAAGCTCGAGGTAGGCGAGCTCGAGGTATTCGGAGTGTTGCTTCTGTTGACGGTTTCGCATCGGTTCGGTGCACCCAGTCTCTCGTTAGTCGACGAGATAGTCCGCCAGGCTCTCCTTGAGGATCTGCCGGGCTCTAAAGAGCTTGTTCTTGACGGTTCCCAGAGGCAGCTCCTTCAACTCCGCAATCTCGGCGTAGGACAGCTCACCGTAGTGCCGCATCACGATCAACTCCCGATACTCCCACGGCAGAGCCTTGATGGCCTCGGTGATCGCGTCGCCACGCTCTTGATTTCGCAGCTCGCCGTAGGGCCCGCGCTCCTCGGACGGGAACTCCCAGGTCGAGTCGGTGTCCTGGTTCTTTGACGGCCGGTCCATCGACACCAGCTTGAGGCGTCGCTTGCGCAGCCGATCGATCGCGGCATTCTGTCCGACCCGAAAGAGCCAAGTAGAGAATTTGTACCGCGAGTCGTACCGATCAAGAGCCTGAAAGGTCTTGAAAAAGACCTCCTGAGCCAGGTCGTGGGCCTCGGCCTGGTCGTAAAGAAGGCGATAGAGAAAGTTGACCAACCTTCCCTGGTAGCGCTTGACGATCTCACCGAACTGCTCCTTGTCGCCTTTCAGGACCGCCGCGATGATCTCCGCGTCCGAGTCTTCCGGCGGCTCCTTTGTCATAAGTGTTACGACGCCTCTCGGGAAAGGTTGCAGATTACGGAAGTTGTGTCGGCCCGCCCGCGGCTAGCCTTTATTGA from the bacterium genome contains:
- a CDS encoding proline--tRNA ligase, with protein sequence MRWSQFYLFTTREVPKDAEVVSHQMMVRAGMIRRAAAGIYSYLPLGWRSLSKLMAIVRRELNAAGSVELTMPAIQPAELWRESGRWVQYGRELLRMDDRHAREFCFGPTHEEIITDIVRKDVTSYRQLPVNLYQIQVKFRDEIRPRFGLMRGREFLMKDAYSFHTTPASLEEAYEAMGGAYERIFRACGLDFIRVEADSGTIGGSASHEFMVVADTGESLVLRCAECGYAANQEKAETAGLVRSPKEEPAEEARVEETPGKTTVEEVAAFLGVEPERIVKTIIYRTEEGPVAALVRGDREVNSIKLKNLLDVQELELADEAMVEEVSGAPVGFAGPIGLERARLVADKSVEGIGNFVCGANQADAHWVGANFGKDVRLDEFHDLLLVEGGDPCPNCDRDLLISHGIEVGHIFKLGTKYSEPMGCTYLDDQGESHPMVMGCYGLGIGRTVAAAIEQNHDDRGIIWPLPLAPFEALVVPLNMNDDEVVQTAGRIYEALLEKGVDALLDDRQERPGVKFNDADLIGVPIRVVVGSKSLANDQCEVSLRRDGEKKLVALASAVDAVLDAILSESPS
- a CDS encoding sigma-70 family RNA polymerase sigma factor, which gives rise to MTKEPPEDSDAEIIAAVLKGDKEQFGEIVKRYQGRLVNFLYRLLYDQAEAHDLAQEVFFKTFQALDRYDSRYKFSTWLFRVGQNAAIDRLRKRRLKLVSMDRPSKNQDTDSTWEFPSEERGPYGELRNQERGDAITEAIKALPWEYRELIVMRHYGELSYAEIAELKELPLGTVKNKLFRARQILKESLADYLVD
- a CDS encoding tetratricopeptide repeat protein; this encodes MFCQACGALNREEEEYCARCHQKLLVLSGQGAEVPSDFEESSPEEDFSFDEHLLERISILEEAVKRSAVTIRELMMALNKQERSIVVNQTGVSALRELLEKKRIVDTEEWNDLWQSRMDYQLLALEKRERFVEVKGRMAALFTGKRRKLFVELLDDAEYALFGFDVDRALKALEAAYRLDKQNYELGYFIGETYFNDGETERALAYFKQVLTAAPDHYEGLVYTGVIQHERGDAESAETLLQRALALHPDSFLPSFSLGAVFAARGNLASAATLLERAVALDPVPEALFLLGSCYYEMGKLTRAARSLEETVRRDPAHEEAHHLLGLAYLDRGWHQKALDSFRRAQRLNPKKLRYEDLIRYLSGHRESPLPEISEKARGWLDKAAQASARSRPDRVLSCYRRALDVEPDNPTLLINFALVCLEHKRSKDSELATRRLLELEPNEMLKATACATLIEALRAEGRFREGFRVGNRLLEEGSSSFARAIAYYEMAFSLAEMEEDLDEALELARRSLDSSPEELRQFPLAALGWVHYKRDEFEEAVDFLTRSSELDPSAPTLTHLGMALLAAGDEEEAKQVLARAREAEGRGMSVQQKMMECMKDTNRVLERVQEKERQ